Proteins from a single region of Mucilaginibacter daejeonensis:
- a CDS encoding TolC family protein, translated as MRVYKLLLIALSCLTLPFTALAQETKVPNAPVLSLKDALDSALQNNFNIKISRNSSAIASNNVTIGNAGILPLVTGNYTLSNSIQTTTQTRSDNTVNNIINANNRNNSYGVGLDWTIFDGFNMFATYDRLKELEKLGRVRTQDTVLQTVASVMTTYYDLVNQQKQIKALKGVIDISRKQIRYAQDRFEAGRVARLDVYNAQVALNTDTATLIGQQQQFKASKIELNRLLSRNAETEFNVADTILVDEQLKLGPIIEQAQVQNPTLLSASINRRLSDINLKQVRSSRYPLIGVSSGYQFNNSRNPAGFARLQNARGFTYGLNATINIFDGFNQWRRERNAKLQIANAQINIARTRNDVEAQISTLYSSYLSGLELIKAGRANVDIARKSLEISLEKYRLGAITPLEIREAQRNYLNATLIFYDAEFQSKAAEITLKQITGKMGIE; from the coding sequence ATGAGAGTATATAAACTACTGCTAATAGCACTAAGCTGCCTTACATTACCTTTTACGGCACTGGCCCAGGAGACCAAAGTGCCCAACGCGCCGGTGCTCTCCTTAAAGGATGCGCTGGACAGTGCCTTGCAGAATAATTTCAACATTAAGATATCGCGCAATTCGTCGGCCATTGCCAGTAATAATGTGACGATCGGCAACGCCGGCATACTTCCGTTGGTGACCGGTAACTATACCCTGAGCAACAGTATCCAGACCACCACCCAAACCCGGAGCGACAATACGGTGAACAACATCATTAACGCCAACAACCGTAACAACAGCTACGGCGTGGGGTTAGATTGGACGATATTTGACGGGTTCAACATGTTCGCTACCTATGATCGTTTAAAAGAACTGGAAAAGCTGGGCCGTGTGCGTACGCAAGACACCGTTCTACAGACCGTGGCCAGCGTGATGACCACCTATTACGACCTTGTGAACCAGCAAAAGCAGATCAAGGCGCTAAAGGGTGTTATCGATATATCGCGCAAGCAGATCCGTTATGCTCAGGACCGTTTTGAGGCTGGCCGGGTAGCCCGCCTCGATGTGTACAACGCGCAGGTAGCCCTCAACACTGATACCGCTACCCTGATCGGTCAGCAACAGCAGTTCAAAGCCAGCAAGATCGAGCTGAACCGCCTGCTAAGCCGCAATGCCGAAACAGAATTTAATGTGGCCGATACGATATTGGTTGATGAGCAACTCAAACTCGGGCCGATCATTGAACAGGCTCAGGTTCAGAACCCTACTCTGTTATCGGCATCTATCAACAGGCGCTTGTCTGACATTAATTTAAAGCAGGTACGGTCGAGCCGTTACCCGCTCATCGGTGTGAGTTCGGGCTACCAGTTCAACAATAGCCGTAACCCGGCAGGCTTTGCCCGCTTACAGAACGCACGTGGTTTTACCTACGGCCTTAACGCCACCATTAACATATTCGATGGTTTTAACCAGTGGCGGCGCGAGCGTAATGCCAAGCTACAGATCGCCAATGCGCAGATCAATATAGCCCGTACGCGTAATGATGTGGAGGCACAGATATCGACCCTGTACAGCAGTTACCTGTCGGGCCTGGAACTGATCAAAGCGGGTCGTGCCAATGTGGATATAGCCCGTAAAAGTTTGGAGATATCGTTAGAGAAATACCGGTTAGGAGCAATCACTCCGCTCGAGATAAGGGAGGCGCAACGTAACTATTTGAACGCTACGCTGATCTTCTATGATGCTGAATTTCAATCGAAAGCGGCCGAGATCACATTGAAACAGATCACCGGTAAAATGGGTATCGAGTAA
- a CDS encoding response regulator, producing MIDTGFKTCLLIDDNYIDNFVTRRILESSNFAENIVVKQSATEAIDMIRHGSLKPDVIFLDLRMPLMNGFEFLQEYDKLAENDKTANKIFMLSSSLDPVDVKRSGQNKYITQFIHKPITQKILEELTA from the coding sequence GTGATAGACACCGGCTTTAAAACTTGCCTCCTTATCGATGACAACTACATCGATAACTTTGTGACCCGACGCATACTGGAGAGCAGCAATTTTGCGGAGAATATTGTGGTGAAGCAATCAGCTACTGAGGCTATTGACATGATACGCCACGGTTCATTAAAGCCTGATGTCATATTCCTTGACCTGCGTATGCCCCTCATGAACGGTTTCGAGTTCTTGCAGGAATACGATAAGCTGGCCGAGAACGATAAGACCGCCAATAAGATCTTCATGCTGTCATCATCATTGGATCCGGTGGATGTGAAACGTTCAGGACAGAACAAATACATTACCCAGTTCATTCATAAGCCGATCACCCAAAAGATACTGGAAGAACTTACTGCATGA
- a CDS encoding N-acetylglucosamine kinase — protein MILVADSGSSKTDWVLASNKQPPVKFSTGGLNPFFLNEKEMIKIIQDQAPVMVNHFPLIQEIYFFGAGCSNPDRREVVSNALTQLFPRAFISVDSDLLGSAYATCGTRKGLVCVLGTGSNISFFDGEEVTSGKHGLGYILGDEGSGTWFGKALVTDHLYGKMPADVCQLFKKTYELTKDDVINNVYFKRGANSYLASFAKFLTDIRDTSYGQELIRNGLQEFIDTNIRSFPQHTEVSCHFVGSIAYFFQEELRELCAASGISAGKIIRQPIDELVSFLLERDHQIAN, from the coding sequence ATGATCTTAGTAGCCGATAGCGGATCCTCAAAGACCGACTGGGTGCTGGCCTCGAACAAGCAACCGCCGGTCAAATTCAGTACAGGCGGGCTCAATCCCTTCTTTTTGAATGAAAAGGAGATGATCAAGATCATCCAAGATCAGGCCCCGGTAATGGTGAACCATTTCCCGCTTATTCAGGAGATCTATTTTTTTGGAGCAGGCTGCTCCAATCCCGATCGCCGCGAGGTGGTCTCTAACGCGCTCACACAACTTTTTCCGCGCGCCTTCATTAGTGTAGACAGCGACCTGTTAGGCTCGGCCTACGCCACCTGTGGCACCCGCAAGGGGCTGGTTTGCGTATTGGGTACGGGATCTAACATTTCATTCTTTGACGGTGAGGAAGTGACCAGCGGCAAGCATGGTCTTGGCTACATTTTAGGCGATGAAGGATCAGGTACATGGTTCGGCAAAGCTTTGGTGACCGATCATTTGTATGGCAAGATGCCTGCCGATGTATGCCAGCTGTTCAAGAAGACCTATGAGTTGACCAAAGACGACGTGATCAATAACGTATATTTTAAGCGTGGCGCCAACTCATATCTGGCCTCATTCGCCAAGTTCCTGACCGATATCAGGGATACCTCCTACGGGCAGGAACTGATTCGCAACGGCTTACAGGAATTCATCGATACCAACATTCGTTCGTTCCCTCAACATACCGAGGTTAGTTGCCATTTTGTGGGATCGATCGCGTATTTTTTCCAGGAAGAGTTACGGGAATTGTGTGCCGCCAGTGGTATATCGGCCGGTAAGATCATCAGGCAACCTATAGATGAGCTGGTAAGCTTTCTACTGGAGCGTGATCACCAGATAGCCAACTAA
- a CDS encoding DUF4197 domain-containing protein, with protein MKKLALASSLVLVFAATSSCDTLNAAVNNGGIGSYDPNQSVPSSLEMISGLRQALEQGTNKSVNQLGSVNGFFGNQAVKLLFPPEAQKAEATLRKLGLNKLCDDVILSLNRAAEDAASKAAPIFISAIKQMTVKDITDILLTGQKDAATNYFARVTTSQLTDQFKPVIHNSLSKVGATRFYSQAVTTYNKIPLVFNKLNPDLDAYVTQKAIDGLFYRIAQEELNIRTSLSARTTPLLQKVFGYVQKKTS; from the coding sequence ATGAAAAAGCTTGCACTTGCCTCATCGCTGGTATTGGTCTTTGCGGCCACCAGTAGCTGTGATACCCTGAACGCTGCCGTTAATAACGGTGGCATCGGTTCGTACGACCCTAACCAAAGTGTTCCCTCATCGCTTGAGATGATCAGCGGGTTAAGGCAGGCACTGGAGCAGGGCACCAATAAAAGTGTTAACCAGTTAGGTTCGGTCAACGGTTTCTTTGGCAACCAGGCCGTTAAACTATTATTCCCGCCCGAGGCGCAAAAAGCCGAGGCTACCTTACGTAAGTTAGGCCTTAACAAGCTTTGTGACGATGTGATTTTGTCGCTCAACCGTGCTGCCGAGGATGCCGCCAGCAAGGCTGCTCCCATCTTTATATCGGCTATCAAGCAAATGACCGTTAAGGACATCACCGACATTTTGCTTACCGGCCAAAAAGATGCCGCCACCAACTACTTTGCAAGGGTGACCACCAGCCAGCTCACCGATCAGTTCAAGCCGGTGATCCATAACAGCCTATCCAAGGTTGGTGCAACCCGCTTTTATAGCCAGGCCGTCACCACTTACAACAAGATACCGCTCGTATTTAATAAACTGAACCCCGACCTGGATGCCTATGTGACACAGAAGGCCATTGATGGCTTGTTCTATCGCATAGCGCAGGAAGAACTGAACATACGCACCAGCCTCTCGGCACGTACCACGCCATTACTGCAAAAGGTATTTGGATATGTACAAAAAAAGACCAGCTAA
- a CDS encoding inorganic phosphate transporter, whose amino-acid sequence MVTSLLVVVVCLALIFDFINGFHDAANSIATIVSTKVLTPFQAVIWAAAFNFLAFFLIKEHKVANTVAKTVHEHFITMDVILAGLIAAIAWNLLTWWFGIPSSSSHTLIGGFAGAGMTNAIFMGINPITAVDSASILRIAAYIFLAPLIGLVIAYVITIIILHIFKNFRPAVAERWFKSVQLISSAALSFAHGGNDAQKVMGIIYVALFTSGVIENGAKMPEWIPLACYSAIAAGTMSGGWKIVKTMGSKITKVTPLEGVSAETAGAITLFMTERLGIPVSTTHTITGSIIGVGLTKRVSAVRWGVTINLLWAWIITIPISALVAAAVFAVMHYL is encoded by the coding sequence ATGGTAACTTCCCTGCTTGTTGTTGTAGTTTGCCTGGCACTGATATTTGATTTCATTAACGGATTTCATGACGCTGCCAACTCTATAGCCACCATCGTATCTACCAAGGTACTCACCCCTTTTCAGGCGGTGATCTGGGCTGCAGCCTTCAACTTCCTGGCGTTCTTTTTGATCAAAGAACACAAGGTGGCCAACACCGTGGCTAAAACGGTACACGAGCACTTTATCACCATGGATGTGATCCTGGCGGGCCTGATCGCGGCCATAGCCTGGAATTTGCTTACCTGGTGGTTCGGTATACCATCAAGCTCATCACACACACTGATCGGTGGTTTTGCCGGCGCGGGTATGACCAACGCCATCTTCATGGGCATCAACCCCATCACCGCGGTCGATTCGGCCTCTATATTACGTATCGCAGCTTACATATTCCTGGCACCATTGATCGGTTTGGTCATCGCCTATGTGATCACGATCATCATTCTGCATATATTCAAAAATTTCAGGCCTGCTGTGGCCGAACGCTGGTTCAAAAGCGTTCAGCTGATCTCATCGGCCGCGTTGAGCTTTGCCCACGGTGGCAACGATGCGCAAAAGGTAATGGGTATCATCTACGTGGCCCTTTTTACCTCTGGTGTGATCGAGAACGGCGCCAAGATGCCTGAGTGGATCCCGCTGGCCTGCTACAGCGCCATTGCCGCCGGCACCATGAGCGGTGGCTGGAAGATCGTGAAGACCATGGGTAGCAAGATCACCAAGGTAACTCCGCTGGAAGGTGTGAGCGCCGAAACAGCTGGTGCCATCACCCTGTTCATGACCGAGCGTTTAGGTATTCCGGTATCTACCACGCATACCATCACCGGTTCAATCATAGGTGTAGGTTTGACCAAACGTGTATCGGCCGTACGTTGGGGCGTTACCATCAACCTGTTATGGGCATGGATCATCACTATCCCGATATCGGCTCTGGTAGCCGCTGCGGTGTTCGCGGTGATGCACTACTTATAA
- a CDS encoding DUF47 domain-containing protein: protein MSLNSIFQYFVPKDKKVFFPLFEQAANNVVAMATVLVEAVNSKSEESRAEYFKQIDKLENKGDDLTHQIYLELGKNFITPFDREDIHALATAIDDVADYIQGSANRMLLYNIEDFTEPICKLAELILQGSIDLEKAVRELKDLKNVRNIADSCIRINSVENQADYVFDRAVADLFLYEKDALRLIKYKEILAALETATDMCEDAANVMESILVKNA, encoded by the coding sequence ATGTCACTGAACAGCATATTCCAATACTTTGTCCCTAAGGATAAAAAAGTATTCTTCCCGTTATTTGAGCAGGCAGCTAATAACGTAGTAGCCATGGCCACCGTATTGGTAGAGGCCGTGAACTCTAAAAGCGAAGAAAGCCGTGCCGAATACTTCAAGCAGATCGATAAGCTGGAGAACAAAGGTGATGATCTGACCCACCAGATATACCTCGAATTAGGTAAGAACTTTATTACCCCGTTCGACCGTGAGGATATTCATGCTTTAGCGACCGCTATTGATGATGTGGCCGACTATATACAGGGATCGGCCAACCGTATGCTGTTGTACAACATTGAGGATTTTACCGAGCCGATCTGCAAACTGGCCGAGCTGATCCTACAAGGCAGCATTGACCTGGAAAAAGCCGTGCGCGAACTGAAGGACCTGAAGAACGTACGTAACATCGCCGATTCATGCATCCGCATCAACAGCGTGGAGAACCAGGCCGATTACGTTTTTGATCGCGCCGTTGCCGACCTTTTTTTGTACGAAAAAGATGCCCTGCGCCTGATCAAATACAAAGAGATATTGGCCGCTCTGGAGACCGCTACCGATATGTGCGAGGATGCTGCCAATGTAATGGAATCGATACTGGTAAAGAACGCTTAA
- a CDS encoding sensor histidine kinase produces the protein MKLSVLVFINALAVAITLSVVNFYFRHNWVDVAVTFSISFITAYAVFYYLIEKYVYSKIKLIYKLIHNLKLGRDLRDALGESTSTDPIGDVEQEVKDWAREKKSEIEQLRSQEKFRREFLSNISHEFKTPLFAIQGYLEAVMDDEFEDKDMAMQFLQKAERNVGRLSYLIKDLDEISKLESGQIPINFSRFKINDLIREVFEQLELKAKQHHIKLIFKEKYDEDILVSADRDKICQVLINLIDNSFKYGKEGGSTSVSLFELHDQVLVEVTDDGAGINEKYLPRLFERFYRIDSHRSRQIGGSGLGLAIVKHIIEAHEQTISVRSTEGVGSTFSFTLQKVKQLPFPVIPVLKS, from the coding sequence ATGAAACTCAGCGTACTGGTATTCATCAATGCACTGGCGGTAGCCATTACCCTATCGGTCGTCAATTTTTATTTCAGGCACAATTGGGTCGATGTGGCCGTCACGTTCTCCATCAGCTTTATTACGGCCTATGCGGTATTCTATTACCTGATCGAGAAGTATGTTTACTCCAAGATCAAGCTCATCTATAAACTGATCCATAACCTGAAACTGGGACGCGACCTGCGCGACGCCCTCGGCGAATCAACCAGTACCGACCCTATCGGTGATGTGGAGCAGGAGGTAAAGGACTGGGCACGCGAAAAAAAATCAGAGATCGAGCAGCTGCGCAGCCAGGAAAAGTTCCGCCGCGAGTTCCTGTCCAACATCTCGCACGAGTTTAAGACACCATTATTTGCCATACAAGGCTATCTGGAAGCCGTTATGGACGATGAATTTGAGGATAAGGATATGGCCATGCAGTTCCTGCAAAAGGCCGAACGTAACGTAGGACGATTAAGTTACCTGATCAAAGACCTTGACGAGATCTCGAAACTGGAATCGGGCCAGATACCGATCAATTTTTCCAGATTCAAGATCAATGATCTGATCCGTGAAGTATTCGAACAACTCGAACTCAAAGCCAAGCAACATCATATCAAGCTCATATTTAAAGAAAAATATGACGAGGATATATTGGTATCGGCCGATCGTGATAAGATATGCCAGGTACTGATCAACCTGATCGATAATTCTTTTAAGTATGGTAAAGAGGGCGGCAGTACATCGGTAAGCTTATTTGAACTGCATGATCAGGTACTGGTGGAGGTGACCGATGACGGCGCTGGTATCAACGAAAAGTACCTTCCACGCTTATTTGAACGCTTTTATAGGATAGATAGTCACCGTTCGAGGCAGATCGGTGGTTCAGGTTTAGGTTTAGCCATTGTTAAGCACATCATTGAGGCGCATGAGCAAACCATCAGCGTGCGCAGTACCGAAGGCGTAGGTTCTACCTTTAGCTTTACTTTGCAAAAGGTGAAACAGCTACCCTTCCCGGTGATACCGGTATTAAAGAGTTAA
- a CDS encoding methyltransferase domain-containing protein, producing MIDLRRRITGVDEIMDDLELPADQLAPVLSGLERLNKWFGGHKTIIKALKHFPVRANDHVSDWGCGGGDVLRAIAQWAAKKGLPLRYIGIDAAASAVDIARERNAGIYNINYQQADVLNTTLNEQYDVVISNLFTHHFEDEVWVKLIGNMLRSSRRGVIITDLHRHWLLYYSLQVIFRSIIPNKIMLYDGPLSVRRGFKRSELKKLLAQAGVTHYQIKWKWAFQWLVVIHKT from the coding sequence ATGATCGATCTGCGCCGACGTATAACCGGGGTAGATGAGATCATGGATGATCTTGAATTGCCCGCCGATCAGCTTGCGCCCGTGCTGAGTGGCCTGGAGCGTTTGAACAAGTGGTTCGGCGGGCATAAGACCATTATCAAAGCCCTGAAACATTTCCCAGTGCGAGCCAACGATCACGTGAGCGACTGGGGATGCGGTGGCGGCGATGTATTGCGGGCCATTGCTCAATGGGCCGCCAAAAAAGGCCTTCCGCTACGGTATATCGGTATCGATGCTGCGGCATCAGCAGTGGATATAGCGCGGGAACGTAATGCCGGTATCTATAATATCAATTACCAGCAGGCCGATGTATTGAATACCACGCTAAATGAGCAGTATGATGTGGTGATCTCCAATTTGTTCACTCACCATTTTGAGGATGAGGTTTGGGTAAAGCTGATCGGCAACATGCTGCGCAGCTCGCGCCGTGGCGTGATCATTACCGATCTGCACCGTCACTGGTTGTTGTATTACTCCTTACAGGTGATCTTCAGGTCCATCATTCCTAACAAGATCATGTTATATGATGGTCCGCTGTCGGTAAGGCGTGGCTTCAAACGGTCAGAACTGAAAAAGCTACTGGCTCAGGCAGGCGTTACCCATTACCAGATCAAATGGAAATGGGCGTTCCAGTGGTTGGTGGTGATCCATAAAACGTAA